The Syngnathus typhle isolate RoL2023-S1 ecotype Sweden linkage group LG1, RoL_Styp_1.0, whole genome shotgun sequence genome includes a window with the following:
- the vbp1 gene encoding prefoldin subunit 3: MAATIDSNAVQAPKKKHLGIPEAVFVEDVDSFMKLPGNEKADSALRRLDEQYQKYKYMEVNLSQKKLRLRNQIPQIRQTLEILRHMQKKKDTTEPLETHFMLADNVYCKASVPPTDKVCLWLGANVMLEYDIDDAQALLEKNLCTASRNLETLEEDLDFLRDQFTTTEVNMARVYNWDVKRRSRESLLKSSEKS, from the exons CACCCAAGAAAAAGCATCTCGGTATCCCCGAAGCAGTGTTCGTG GAGGACGTCGACTCATTCATGAAGCTGCCCGGCAACGAGAAGGCGGACTCGGCTCTGAGAAGACTGGATGAGCAGTACCAAAAGTACAAATACATGGAAGTCAACCTATCACAGAAGAAGCTGAG GTTGAGAAACCAGATCCCACAGATCAGACAGACGCTAGAAATCCTGCGACACATGCAAAAGAAGAAG GACACCACAGAGCCTTTGGAAACACACTTCATGTTAGCCGACAACGTTTACTGCAAGGCTTCGGTACCACCCACTGACAAAGTGTGCTTATGGCTCGGC GCAAATGTCATGTTGGAGTACGACATTGACGACGCTCAGGCCCTGCTGGAGAagaacctgtgcactgcctccCGAAATTTGGAGACACTGGAGGAGGACCTAGATTTCCTGCGAGACCAGTTCACCACCACCGAAGTCA ACATGGCACGAGTCTACAACTGGGATGTGAAGAGGAGGAGCAGAGAGAGCCTCCTCAAATCATCAGAAAAATCTTAA
- the LOC133155692 gene encoding ras-related protein Rab-39B — MEAIWLYQFRLIVIGDSTVGKSCLIRRFTEGRFAQVSDPTVGVDFFSRLVEIEPGKRIKLQIWDTAGQERFRSITRAYYRNSVGGLLLFDITNRRSFQNVHEWLEEARSHVQPHRIVFLLVGHKCDLDAQRQVSRQEAERLAGVYGMRYIETSARDAINVERAFTELTKDIFALVRSGDISIQEGWEGVKSGFVPNVVHSSEEVTKSDRRCLC; from the exons ATGGAGGCCATCTGGCTGTATCAGTTCAGGCTCATCGTGATCGGCGACTCAACAGTGGGCAAGTCGTGTCTGATCCGCCGCTTCACCGAGGGACGTTTCGCTCAGGTGTCGGATCCCACGGTGGGCGTGGACTTCTTCTCTCGGCTGGTGGAGATCGAGCCGGGCAAGCGGATTAAGTTGCAGATTTGGGACACCGCCGGCCAGGAGCGTTTCAG GTCCATCACTCGAGCGTACTACCGCAACTCGGTGGGAGGGCTGCTCCTGTTTGACATCACCAACCGCCGCTCCTTCCAGAACGTGCACGAGTGGCTGGAGGAGGCTCGCAGTCACGTGCAGCCGCACCGCATCGTCTTCCTACTGGTGGGCCACAAATGCGATCTGGACGCTCAGCGACAG GTGAGCCGGCAGGAGGCCGAGAGGCTGGCGGGGGTGTACGGCATGCGCTACATCGAAACGTCGGCGCGAGACGCCATCAACGTGGAGCGTGCCTTCACCGAGTTGACCAAAGACATCTTCGCCCTGGTGCGCTCTGGAGACATCAGCATCCAGGAAGGCTGGGAGGGCGTCAAGAGCGGCTTCGTCCCAAACGTGGTTCACTCCTCCGAGGAGGTGACCAAGAGCGACCGCCGCTGCCTCTGCTGA